The genomic stretch GCCGCACCGCATCGTGCACGTCACCGGGCAGGTCGCCGTTGACGCTGACGATGGTGCCGTCGATGTCGAGGGCAACCAGGGCGGGTGTGAAGGTCATCGTTTCTCCTGGGTTCGTGGGGTCACTGACCCGACCAGCGCAAGGCACCCCCGGAAATGGCTCGCGGGCTGGAAGATCAGCCCGCCGTGAGCATCTCCAGGCCGCCGAGATGGGGGCGCAGCGCCTCGGGGACGCGCACCGACCCGTCGGCCTGCTGATGGTTTTCGAGCAGCATGATGATGATCCGGGTCATGGCGCACAGCGTGCCGTTGAGGGTGGCGACGTGCTCGGTTCCCTTCTCCGTGCGGTACCGGATCCCAAGGCGGCGGGCCTGGAACTGGGTGCAGTTGGAGGTGGAGGTCACCTCGCGGTAGCGCTGCTGGGTTGGCAGCCAAGCGTAGCAGTCGTACTTGCGGGCAGCGCTAAGACCGAGGTCCCCGGAGGCGACATCGAGCACCTGGAAGGGAATCTCCAGTGCCTCGAGGAACTCCTTCTCGAAACCGAGGAGCCGCTGGTGCCACTCCTCGGCGTCCTCGGGCAGGCAGTGGATGAACATCTCGACCTTGTCGAACCAGTGAACCCGGAAGATACCGCGGGTGTCCTTGCCGTAGGAGCCGGCCTCGCGGCGGAAGCAGGGGCTGAACGCGGCGTACTGGCGCGGCAGGGAATCGGCGTCGAGGATCTCGTCGCTGTGGAAGGCCGCCAGGGCGACCTCGGAGGTGCCGACGAGGTAAAGATCATCGGTGGGGAGGTGGTAGACGTCCTTGGCGGCCTGACCGAGGAAACCGGTGCCAGCCATCGCCTCGGGTTTCACCAGCGCCGGGGGGATCATGGCGGTGAATCCCCACTCGACGGCCTTGGTCATGGCCAGGTTCAGCAGCGCGAACTCCAGGCGCGCGCCGAGGCCGGTGAGCACGTAGAACCGCGACCCGGAGATCTTCGTGCCGCGTTCCATGTCGATGGCGCCCAGCGCCTCGCCGAGCTCCAGATGGTCCTTGGGTTCGAAACCCTCGGCGGCAAAGTCGCGGGGGACGCCGACGGTCTCGATCACGACGCCGTCGTCCTCACCGCCGCGCGGCACACCATCGATGACGATGTTGCCGAGCTGCATGATCAGCTCGTTGAACCGGTCCCCGGCGGCCTCCGACTGCTCCTGCGCGGCCTTCACCTCGGCTGCAAGCTGCTTGGTGCGGGCCAGCAGTGCGGCCTTCTCCTCGCCCTGAGCCTTGGGGATGAGCCTGCCGAGTTCCTTCTGCTCGGCGCGCAGCCTGTCGAAGGTCGCGATCCCCGAGCGGCGTGCCTCATCAGCCGAGACCAGTTCGTCGACGAGTTCGACGGAATCCCCGCGGACCTCCTGCGAACGTCGGACGAGGTCGGGGTCGGTGCGCAGCAGCTTGGGATCGATCATGGGATGAACTCTACGCGGGTGTCGTGCGAAACCCGGTCGCAGGACCACGATTCCCAGCCCCACCTTCCCACACCGGCTCATCCGGCTCGCGTCAACGGAGCACCTCAGGTGGCATCGAGCGACCGCAACCACTCGGAGGCCTCCTCGAACGCCTCGTCGTCGAAGCCTCGGCGCACGTCGGCTGGTTGGGCGTCGGCGCGCGGGTAGGAGCCGAGGAAAAGCACGTCACGACAGATCCGCCGCAACCCGAGGAGGGCCTCGGCGAGGCGGCGATCACCCAGGTGGCCCTCCGCGTCGATGGCGAAGCAGTAACTGCCGAGGATGGTCTTGGTGGGGCGCGACTCGATGCGACACAGGTTCACCCCGCGCACCGCGAACTGTTGCAGGATCTCCAGCAGGGCTCCCGGGTGGTCCTGGTGCATGTAGGCCACCAGGGTGGTCTTGTCCGCGCCGGTGCGTTCCGGCACCCGACCCGGACGGGAAACCACGACGAAACGGGTCACCGCTCCCGGATTGTCCTCGATGGAATGGGCCAGCTCCTCGAGCCCGTAGAGCCGGCCCGCGACCCGCGCACAAATCGCAGCGTCGTAACGGGAAGCCGGGTCCGCGACCTCCTTGGCCGCGCCCGCCGTGGAACCGGCCTCCGTCACCTGCGCGCCGGGGAGCATCGTGGCCAGCCAGTCGCGGCACTGCGCTGCCGCGTGTCCGTGGGTGAGCACCGAGGTGACGTCGTCGAGGGTGGTGCCGGGGCGCACGTAGATCCCGAATTCGACGGGGATCACCACCTCACCGGTGATCGCGAGGGGATCGCCGTCGACGAGCTTGTCGAGGGTGGCGGAGACCCCGCCCTCCACGGAGTTCTCGATCGGCACCACGACACCATCGACCTGCCCCTGCCTGACGGCATCCAGAGCCTCGCCGACGCTGGCGAAGGGAACCCCATCGGACTCATCAATGCCGAGCAAGGCCTGATGAGTGAACGTCCCTGCGGGTCCGAAATATCCGAGCACCCGCACAGGGTATCGCCGTGTGACCCGCCGTGGCTGCGACATCCCTTCGATGACCCCTCCCGGGAATATGGTCGTTTTTAACAAAACCCGACCGGAAGAGAACACCATGGTCACCGAGCACGCGGACAACCCCGTGATGGCACAGGCCGCTGGACAGGTCGAGACGAAACACCAGCAGATCCACGACCTTCAGATCCGGCTGCAGAAACAACTCCCCGTGCTCGCCGCACACTGGGACGCGGACGAGTTCACCGTGTTCCAGCACGACTACAGCCGTTTCGACTCCGAGTGCGAACGCGTGAAACAGGGCCTCGACATGGTGCATGCCAGCCTGACGGGACAAACAGAGGTGCCCATCCCTCCCGCACGTCGCACACCCACCCGGGACCGCCGGAGAAGCCCCGCGAGCCCCCGGCGTGGTCGCACCACGGCAGTACTCCCCGAGGGCATCGCGGGGCTGGTCGAGGCCAACGCCGAGCTGAGCACCCTCCTGGCGAGGTTGCAGGGCGAGTTGGCTAGCTCCATGGCGCAGTGGGATGACACCGCCCGGCGCGCCTGGACCACGGCACAGACCTCGTGGGACGAATCGAGTCGTCACCGGCAGGACATCGTGGCAGGCCTGCCCGAAACCATGACCCGGACCCACACGAACGCCCGGTTCTCCGCCATACCGATCGCCAGCTAAACCACACCCCCACATCACCCCCGAGCGCATCGGGCCAACCGTGCACGCGACCGAAGAAGCAGATTCACCCACCGTGCGACGTGCTCTCGGAGGAGGCAGGCAGCGCCTCAGGCGTGGGCCGCCAGCAGCTGTCGGGAATCCCACCGTTGAGCTTTCGCCCACGTGTTGCGATGCTCTCCTTCCAGGGCAATGTCCAGCCGGGCCAGGTAGTCGGCGCGGGACAGTTCGATCACTCCGAGACTCGCCAAATGTGGCGTCAGCCACTGCACGTCCAGCAGATCGACGCGGGCCCGGGCGAGTTCTGCCACCAGCCTCAGCAACGCCACCTTAGATGCGTCGCGGCCCAGTTCGGAATGGTGGAACATGGATTCCCCCGCGAACAGCCCTCCCTGATGCACCCCGTAGAGCCCCCCGACCAGCCGACCGTCGGCATCCCAGGTCTCGACGCTGTGAGCGTATCCGGCCTGATGGAGGGCAGTGTAGGCGAAGGCGATGCGGTCATCGATCCACCCGTCAGGACGTTTCGGGTCGGCGCAGGCGGCCAGCACGTCGGGAAAGGCGCGGTCGACGGTGGTGGTGTAACGTGCCGCCATCTTGCGCAGCGACCGGGTGATGCGCAACCCCCCGGGGGGCAGCACGGCACGTCGCAGGGGCGACCACCACCCCATCCACTTTTCTATGGGCATGGGGAACACCCCGCAGCGGTAGGCAACCAGCGCCAAGGCGGGGTCGAACTCGTCGCTGTACCCGATCAGGTCGGAGTCCGGCCAGGCATCGGGTGAGCCGAAGACGTTGTCGAGCACGGGTCCCAGTCTTACAGGATTACGGGGTCTCCCGCTGGCCTGGGGGCCATTTGATGATTTCATCGACCACGGTGAAGATTTTGGTTGGTACACGCAGCAAAATCTTTCACAATGACATAATGCGGGTTGGGGTAGAAGGACGGTGAGAGGATGAGCGACGCCAAAGACACCAACAACAAGATGGTTGCGACGACCGAAGGCCTGACCTCGGACGCCTTCCACCGCCTCCTGGATCTCGCCATCACGGGTCGCGGAAAACTCCTGGGAGCCCGTGCCATCGCGAACAACCAGCTGCGCCACCAGCAGAACCACGAGAACGCCATCCGCGGGCTGTCGAATCAGCACATCGCACTGGCCGGCGGCCAAGGATTCGCGACGAACTGGGGTGGTTTCCTGCTGTCGTTGGTGACCATTCCCGCGAACATGGCCGCAGCCGCCTTCATCCAGGCGCGTGCTGTCGCTGGCATCGCACACCTGCGCGGCTACGAACTGGACGATCCCCGGGTCCGCACCGCGATCCTCGTGGTCATGCTCGGCCCGCGCGGATCCGCGGCTCTCATCGCAGCAGGTGACCTGCCCAGTTCCGCAGCCGCCGTCGCCACCGCCCCCGCCTTCGACCCGCGACTCGACGCCCGCGTGTCCCGGGCTCTCCTGGAGCAGTCGATGAACCACATCGGGGGCAAACGGCTTGGTGTTTTCCTGGCCAAAAAGATCCCCCTGGTCGGCGGCGGGGTGGGTGCAGTGGTGGATGGCTGGTCGACGCGCTCCATCATCCAATACGCCCAGGAGCAGTTCATCTCCCGGCGCCCCCGATCCGCGGGCTACGCGGTCATCGTGGAGGACTGAGCGTCCCCCGCTCCTGCATCATCACGGGTCGTCCCGGACCCGGAGCAGCCACGGGAGCTGCAGAAGAACGCGGCGACGTGTCCCCGTGAAGAGTGCGGATCCCGTCTCCGACGAGCACAATTGGGGCCGTGACTGTGCTTTCCGATCTGGCTGCCCTCATTCCCGACGCCCGCGACCGACTGAAAGGGGTGGCCCGCATCACCCCCGTAGAACTGAACCAGCGGCTCACGGAGGCCACCGGCTCCGAGGTGTGGTTGAAACGTGAGGATCTCCAGCCCGTTCGTTCCTACAAGCTGCGAGGCGCCTACAACCTGATCTCGCAACTCCCACCCGAGGCACGGGAAGCCGGTGTGGTGTGCGCGTCCGCCGGCAACCACGGACAGGGGGTCGCATTCGCAGCGGCGACGCTGGGCATCGGCGCGGTGGTGTACGTTCCCACCACCACGCCCCGGCAGAAACGCGACCGCATCCAGGCCTTGGGACGCGGTCACGTCGAGCTCGTCATGGAGGGCTCCACCTACGACCAGGCCTCCCGGGCCGCGGCACAGTTCGCGGAGCACAACGGACGCATCCTCGTGCCCGCCTTCAACGACCCGCGCACCGCCGCCGGGCAGGGCACCGCCATCGCGGAGGCCGTCGAACAGCTCGGGTTCGTGCCGGATGTCGTCATCCTGCCCGTCGGTGGCGGCGGTTTGATGTCGGGTGCCGCGGCCTGGTTGCGCACCCACCACCCGCAGGTGCGAATCGTCGGGGTGGAACCGGACGGGGCGCCGTGCGTGGCGGCCGCGATCTCCGCGGGACGCCCGTTCCCGCTGAACAACATCGACACCTTCGTCGACGGTGCCGCGGTCAGTCTCGTCGGTGACTACACCTTCGGCGTCATCAACGAGGCGAAGATCGAACTGACCCGCATCCCCGAGGGGCAGGTGTGCTCCGAGATGCTCGCGATGTACCAGACCGACGGCATCATCGCCGAACCCGCCGGGGCCCTCGCAGCCGCCGCCCTGCCCACCGGCGGGGTGGGCACACGCATCCACATTCCCGGTGGGTCGCGAGTGCTGAGCATCGTCTCGGGTGGCAACAACGACGTCGCCCGCTACGCCGACGTCGTGGAGCGGTCGCTGCTGCACGAGGGTCGCAAGCACTACTTCCTGGTCAACTTCCCGCAGCAACCGGGCGCGTTGCGGCGTTTCCTCGACGAGGTGCTCGGCCCCGACGACGACATCACCTACTTCGAGTACGTGAAACGCTCCAGCCGTGAGGTCGGCCCGGCCCTGGTCGGCGTCGAACTCAGCAACCCCGGGGACTACCGTTTCCTCCTGGCCCGCATCACCGAGTGCGGCATGGAGGTCAACGAGGTCGATTCCACCAGCCCCTACTTCCGTTTCCTCGTCTGACCGGTCCGACCAGGCGGGGAGAACACGTCATCCAGCACGGATGTCCCGGCCTCAGACGGGGTCGTGTTCCTTGATGGCTCGGCGCAGCTCGGGCGGTAGGGCGAAGGTCAGGTTCTCCTCCATGAGGCTTTCCTCCTCGGCCTTCGGGAAACCTCGCTCCCTCAACAGTTCCAGCGCCCCCTGCACCAGTTCGTCGGGCACGGAGGCCCCCGAGGTCAGACCAATGGTGGAGACGCCGTCGAGCCAGGCGTCCTGAATCTCGTGGGGATAGTCGATGCGTTCGGAACGTTTCGCGCCGGCCTCGAGCGCGACCTCCACCAGGCGCATCGAGTTCGACGAGTTCCGCGACCCGACCACGATCATCAGGTCGCAGTGGGGTGCGATCTGTTTGACCGCCTGCTGCCGGTTCTGGGTGGCGTAGCAGATGTCGTCGGTGGGTGGGCTCATCAGCAGCGGGAACTTCTGCTGCAGGCGGGTGACGGTCTCCATGGTCTCGTCGACACTGAGGGTGGTTTGCGACAACCAGACGAGGGGTTTGTCGGCGGGCATGTCGAGGCGGTCGACGTCGTCGGGACCTTCCAGGAGGGTGGTGCGGTCCGGGGCCTCCCCCATGGTGCCCTCCACCTCCTCGTGCCCGGCGTGCCCGATCAGGAGGATGTCGGTGTCCTTGGCGGCGAACCTTTTCGCCTCGCGGTGCACCTTCGTCACGAGCGGGCAGGTGGCGTCGATGGTGCGCAGCTCGCGGCGGGCCGCTTCCTCACGCACCGCCGGGGAGACGCCGTGCGCGGAGAACACCACCAGGGCATCGGCGGGCACCTCGTCCAGTTCGTCGACGAAGATCACCCCCCGCTCCTCGAGGGTCGAGACGACGTGCTTGTTGTGCACGATCTGTTTGCGCACGTAGATGGGCGGGCCGTACCTCTCAAGGGCCTTCTCCACGGTGGTAACGGCGCGGTCCACGCCCGCGCAGTATCCACGTGGCGCAGCGACGATGACCCGCTTGCTGGTGCTCATGCGGGCCAGTGTACGGGGCGCACACCGTCCCCCGGTGTTTCCGACCGACCGTCGGTCAGGCGGTCAACGCCCCGGGAATCAGGATCGCCAGCAGCGCCGCGGTGGCGATCATCTCCGTGTAGCCGAGCTGTTTGGTGGTCACCTTGCGGCCCTTCATCACCCCCAGCGAGGGCACCAGCCACGCCCGCAGAGTGCAGGTGATGAAGAACGCCACCAGCCACCAGCGGGGCAGGTGGAAGTCGACGAGCGCGAACAGCACCGCGCAGGCCGCGTGCCAGGTAACGGAGTAGGCGATGTAGCTCACCCGACCGCGTTCCCGCACGTTGGTCTTGACGTAGAACACGGTGCCGAAGAAATACCCGAAACAGGCCAGCGACAGCCCCGCCAGCACCGGCAAACCATCGAGGTGAAGCGGCCCCTCTGAGCCAAGCACCAGGGGCAACGCAGCGGCAGCCAGCACCGTCACCAAACCCGACAGCAACGACCTCTCGCGGCGTTTCCACGCCAGCCACAACCCGACACCGGTCAGCGGCCCGAACACCAGCGCCCACGCCCACCACGCGGGTTTCAGCGCCAGCAGCAGGAGGCCGAGGACGGCTGTGATCGCACCGTAGGTGACCACGGCGCGGCGATACCGGGGTTTGAAGTTCGACTTCAGCCACGTCGCCGTCGCGAAAAAAGCGAAGTAGCCGATCACCCACACCGGGGCCAGCAACACCAGCGGCCACGAGAACCGTCCGGCCCCGATGGCCCAGATCATCCCCATCACGTAGGGCATGATCACCATCGCCCAGGCCCCGTGATGGTTCGGCACCCAGCCCTGCGAATGTCCTCCGGGTTTCCGGGTCATCCTCCTGCTGCTCACAGTACCGAATACTAAGAGGCCCACACCGGCGGTGTTTTCCGGGGACGGGAGTCGCAATCTGGCCGGGTTACTGCTGGTGGCTGGACGTCAGCTCGACGAGGGGTCGTTGAACTTGAAATTCCCCAGGGCGGCGGCGAAATTGATGCCGACGATCCCCGCCCAGATCACCATTCCCATGAGGGTACCGCCATATGCCAGCGCGATGGCTGTCAATGGGATGGCCAGAACCATCGAGGTGATCGCCAACCCCATCGCACTGTAGGAACGGTTATGGCGCTGCACACGGCTCTGTCCGGCTGGAATGAGCGTCTGCGACATGCCCCCCGGGTTCATCGCCTGCTGGCGCCTGATCTCAGCAACCACCTTCTCCGCGAACGATTCGACGAGCGCCGGTTCCATCTCCGGACCGAGGTCCTTGCGAGCTGAGAGCGCGGCTTCAAATTCGGATCTGTCGAGGGGTTGCTGACTCATGATCCAAGCGTAGTCCGGGTACTCATCGGGATGCATGGGTAGGCTCCCTGACATGGCCCTAACCAGTTCTCTCGAACATCCGCAGCCGTTGGCGCGAGTCGTCGGCGCGGTCGCGGACTGGGTGGGCAGGCTCGGCGAGATCTGGGTGGAGGCGCAGGTCATCGAAATCAAACGCCGCGCCGCACCCACCCAGTTCCTCACCTTGCGGGATCGGTTCGCCGACGTCTCCTGCTCGGTGACGACCACGGCTTTCGTGCTGGATGCGGCGGGCCCGCTGCCGGAGGGGTCGCAGGTGGCGGTACGCCTGAAACCGCGGGTGTGGGAGCCCAATGCGTCGCTCAGTTTCGAATGCCTGGAGCTGCGGGTGGCGGGTGTTGGCAGGCTGTTGGCCGAATTGGATGCGCGGCGCCGCAAACTCCAGGCCGAGGGCCTGTTCGATCCCCACCGCAAACGCCCGCTACCGCTGCTGCCCCGCCGCATCGGACTGATCACCGGCAAGGATTCCGACGCCGAACGCGACGTGCTGCGCAACGTGACCCGTCGCTGGCCGGCACGTTTCACCGTCGCACATTCGCCGGTCCAGGGGCCGGGTGCTGCCGCATCGGTGATGCAGGCCCTCCAGGACCTCGACGAGGACCCGGAGGTCGATGTCATCGTCATCGCCCGCGGCGGCGGGGCCCTGGAGGATCTGCTGCCGTTCTCCGACGAGGGCCTGGTGCGGGCAGTCGCAGCCTGCCGCACCCCTGTGGTCTCCGCCATCGGACACGAATCCGACACCCCGTTGCTGGATTTCGTCGCCGACCTGCGGGCCTCCACACCCACCGACGCGGCCTCACGCATCGTTCCGGAGTTCGCAGCCGAACTGGACCTCGTCGTCCTGGCCCGCACCCGGCTTCGGCAGGCCATCGAGGCGCGGATCGGACAGGCCGCGCAGGAACTCGCGGAGCTGCGACGCCGCCCCGTCCTCGCCAGTCCCGCCGCCGCTCTGGAGGGGCACCGCGACCGCCTCGCCCTGCTGCGTCACCGGCTCCGCACCGCCGTCGACCAGCAGCTCACCAGCAGACGAACCGACCTGGCTTCTCACCTGTCGGCGGTGCGGGCCCTGTCCCCGGCAGCCACCCTGCAACGCGGATACGCCTTGCTTGTCGACGAGGCACAGAAGGTCGTCTCCGGCGTCGCCGATGCCCCCGTCGGGGGAACGTTGACGGCCCATCTGGCCGATGGCGAACTCACCCTCACCACGCAGGACAGTCACCCGAAGGAGTCCCAATGACCACACCCACGACGTTGTCCTACGAGGAGGCCCGCGACGAGCTGGTCAAGACCGTCGCCATGCTGGAGTCGGGTGGTACGACCCTGGCGGAGTCCATGGCGCTGTGGAAACGCGGCGAGGAACTGGCCACCATCTGCCAGGCCCACCTGGACGAGGCGAGGGCAGCCGTCGAGAAGCACACCGCTGAGCAGTGAGGCACACGACCCTCCCCTGAAACCGGCTCAGCTGACCTGCGGAACCGGCGTGGAACCTGCGTCGATTCCCGGAGCGTTCCGCGACAATGGGGGCGTGGATTTCTTCGGATGGTTGACGACCATCTGGGATGTGGCCTCACTCCGGGTGATTGAGGACCCCTCCCTGGGGTTACCCAGTCTGCCCACCGCCGGGCTCATCGCGCTGGCGGCGGGGGTCTCCACCCTGCTCGGGCACTGCGCCGTGCTGTTCATCAACCGCGTCAGGGGCGTCCGGTTCCTGGCGATGCTGCTGGTCGGCGGGATCTTTCTCACCCTGCTGTACACCATCCAGGCGCTGATCCTGTGGGCCGTAGCCGGTCCCATCACTCAGCACGGCATGCACCTCACCGACCTGCTGGCGGTGACGTTGTCCTCCACCGCTCCCCTGGCCTACGGATTCCTGGTATTCATCCCCCACCTCGGTGTGCTGATCGGGCGCATCCAGCAGGGCTGGAGCGCGATCTGCCTGTGGCTGCTGGTGACAGCGGCCATGGAGACCAGCTGGTGGCAGGCCCTGATCGCCACCGGCCTGGCCTGGGGCATCATGCAGCTCGCCTCGCGGTTGCTCGGGCATCCCATCGCGTACCTCACCGGTCGCATCTGGACCTTGGTGACGGGCCGGCCTGCGATCCTGGGGCCTCGGGACATGCTGGCCGGAGCGCCGTTCATCCCCATCGAGGCGAAGGCGCTCCCATGATCCGACCAATGATTCTCGTCCTGCTCGAGGTGACGCTGCTGGTGATCATCGTCCTGGCGCTGCTGGCTCCCCTCGAATCCCTCGAATGGTGGGCGCGACGTTACCCGACGCCCTCCCTTCCGGCCCCGAAACCCGCACCCGCCGCCGGCATCCGGCGGTTCGCGGTGTATCTGTCGGGCATCGCGGTGCTCGACGGAAGGTCGATATCGCGCCGCGAACACGCGGTGCTGGAGGAGGTACGCAACCAGCTTCCCGACGTGATCATCACCGAGGACGTATTCCCCTACGCCATGGAGAATCGCGGCCTGCCACAGCGCGCCACCGCCTGGTTGTGGCGTCGCCTGGACTGGGTGCGACGCCGGTTTCCCTGGTCGCCCCTGCCTTTCCTGATCAATCTGCGCAACGTCATGCAGGTGCTGGTCTCCGCCGATCCGCGCTACGGCGGCACCTACAACTTCGGGGTCGCGTGCGTGGTGTGGCGTTCCCTCCTGAACGCGGGCTACGACCCCGACGACCCGGCGCCGGTAACGCTGATCGGCTACTCCGGTGGTGCGCAGATCGCCTGCGGGGTGGCCCGTTTCCTGGCCGCCCACGACGTGCGGGTCGACGTCGTCTCCATCGGCGGGGTCTATGCCGACGATCCGGGGCTGGATCACATCGGTTCACTGACGCACCTCAAAGGCAGCCGCGACCACACCCAGTCGCTGGGCACCCTCGCCTTCCCCGGGCGCTGGTTCACAGCACCCCTGTCCCCCTACGGTCGCGCCCTCAGGGATGGTCGTATCCACACCGTCAACATGGGACCGATCTCACACGCCAACTACTTTTCCCGCCACATCACCCTGGCCGACGGTCGTACCCCGAAACAGGAGACCATCGAGCAGCTCGTCGAGGCGCTGCGTCACTGACCTCAGCGGCTACCGACCGAAACGGCGTTCCCGCTGGGTGTAGTTGCGCAGGGCACGCACGAAATCGACCTTGCGGAAGTCCGGCCACAGGGCCTCACAGAAGTAGAACTCACTGTGCGCCGACTGCCACAGCAGGAAACCGGACAGCCGCTGCTCCCCCGAGGTGCGGATGATCAGGTCCGGATCCGGCTGGCCCTTCGTGTACAGGTGCTCCGAGATCTCATCGATCTCAACGGTGGCCGCCACCTCCTCCAGGGTGCGCCCCTGGGCGGCCCGTTCCGCCAGCAGCGACCTGAAGGCGTCGCGCAGCTCGTGTCGGCCACCGTAGCTGACCGCGACGTTGATGTGCATGCCCACCACCGCTTCGGTTCTGGCCGCCGACGCCCTGAGACTGGCGGCCCGCTCCGTGGGCAGCAGGTCGAGATCACCGACCGCCTGCACCCGCCACCGCCCCGTGTCGGCCAGCGCCACCACCAGTTCGTCGATGACCTCCAGCAGCGGTTCCAGCTCATCCGCGGCGGATCGGTCGAGGTTGTCGGTGCTCAACACCCACAACGTGATGACAGGTATTCCGATGTCATCGCACCATTCGACGAACTGCTGCAGCTTCGCGGCCCCTGCGCGATACCCCGCGACAAGGGGCTGACCGGGTGCGTTGAGCCGTGCCCACCGACGGTTGCCGTCCGCCAGTACCGCGACGTGCCGTGGCATGGCGGAGCGATCCAGCCGTTTGATCACTTGGGCCTCGTACGTGGAGTAGAGCCAGGCAGGAGGCCAGATGCGATCGATGAACCGGCTTGTCGCAGACATGTCCCAAGGGTAGACCCGGAGACACGGAACTCGTCCGTGCCCGTCGGCAATGCGCATTCTCAGCTGCAGGTCTTGCCGTCCTCGGGGAGGGTGCCCTCCTGAAGATAAGCGGTGATCGTCTCGTCGACACACGCGTTGCCCGCCGTCACGGCACCATGACCGGGACCGTCGTAGGTGAGCAGATGCCCGGATTCGAGCTGCTTCGCCATGCTGACGGCCAGCTGGTAGGGGGTCGCGGAATCACCCGTCGACCCGACCACCAGAATCGGTGCCGCGCCCTTGCCGGTCAGTTTTAGGTTGGGTGCGGAATTGGCGGTCCAGCGTTCGCAGACCAGTTCCGAACTCATGTTGCTGCCGAACACCGGGGCTTTCTCGGCCACCTCTTTCCGCATGTCAT from Arachnia propionica encodes the following:
- a CDS encoding exodeoxyribonuclease VII small subunit, which encodes MTTPTTLSYEEARDELVKTVAMLESGGTTLAESMALWKRGEELATICQAHLDEARAAVEKHTAEQ
- the xseA gene encoding exodeoxyribonuclease VII large subunit, producing MALTSSLEHPQPLARVVGAVADWVGRLGEIWVEAQVIEIKRRAAPTQFLTLRDRFADVSCSVTTTAFVLDAAGPLPEGSQVAVRLKPRVWEPNASLSFECLELRVAGVGRLLAELDARRRKLQAEGLFDPHRKRPLPLLPRRIGLITGKDSDAERDVLRNVTRRWPARFTVAHSPVQGPGAAASVMQALQDLDEDPEVDVIVIARGGGALEDLLPFSDEGLVRAVAACRTPVVSAIGHESDTPLLDFVADLRASTPTDAASRIVPEFAAELDLVVLARTRLRQAIEARIGQAAQELAELRRRPVLASPAAALEGHRDRLALLRHRLRTAVDQQLTSRRTDLASHLSAVRALSPAATLQRGYALLVDEAQKVVSGVADAPVGGTLTAHLADGELTLTTQDSHPKESQ
- the uppS gene encoding polyprenyl diphosphate synthase, whose product is MSATSRFIDRIWPPAWLYSTYEAQVIKRLDRSAMPRHVAVLADGNRRWARLNAPGQPLVAGYRAGAAKLQQFVEWCDDIGIPVITLWVLSTDNLDRSAADELEPLLEVIDELVVALADTGRWRVQAVGDLDLLPTERAASLRASAARTEAVVGMHINVAVSYGGRHELRDAFRSLLAERAAQGRTLEEVAATVEIDEISEHLYTKGQPDPDLIIRTSGEQRLSGFLLWQSAHSEFYFCEALWPDFRKVDFVRALRNYTQRERRFGR